In Vigna unguiculata cultivar IT97K-499-35 chromosome 3, ASM411807v1, whole genome shotgun sequence, a single genomic region encodes these proteins:
- the LOC114179059 gene encoding protein APEM9-like isoform X2: MSWYSSCYHWQSVESIEEETMQIRTESIQIKTTELESESDSEAAAIWNEIEASESFLVCSMYQEAASAASSILERLRHASLATPDMLESTAMVLLQALIHLPRNQHILDQLRLHFISVKAIPPRVLLTGACFQIAQGSGLGVQEFVEDFLNGWSLEDARYCAVIKETNVEDGSIEERHIILEINEYVEVVELYSVTLLATVRKDVDLAISWVENSSLPEENRQGLLRRLYSMHSPESTIVSQPFPQSPTNRNEDYSLKERNMSEGLPQASKTKHLNNESNRSKNALIKLSKQIETCFCCFRGIHLKIGSTKFVITSGKIMLGCLLLFIYYVFRKKQATIKRILRRQAISVKRALVDLWQLAFSYQVNPLAAVQPPSAATRQGQ, translated from the exons ATGAGTTGGTATTCGAGTTGCTATCATTGGCAATCTGTGGAATCTAT TGAGGAGGAGACTATGCAAATTAGGACCGAGTCGATACAAATCAAGACGACGGAGTTGGAGTCAGAATCAGACTCTGAAGCTGCTGCTATATGGAATGAAATTGAGGCTTCAGAGAG CTTCCTTGTCTGTTCTATGTACCAAGAAGCTGCATCAGCTGCATCCTCTATTTTGGAACGCTTGCGTCATGCCTCCCTTGCAACTCCAGATATGCTAGAATCCACTGCCATGGTGCTACTCCAGGCACTTATCCACCTTCCCAG GAATCAACACATTCTCGATCAACTTAGACTGCATTTCATTTCAGTCAAAGCTATTCCTCCCCGTGTTCTTCTTACTGG AGCTTGTTTTCAAATTGCACAAGGTTCTGGGCTTGGTGTTCAAGAATTTGTGGAGGATTTCCTCAATGGATGGAGTCTTGAAGATGCAAGATATTGTGCAGTCATTAAAGAGACAAATGTAGAGGATGGAAGTATAGAAGAAAGACACATAATTCTTGAAATTAATGAATATGTGGAAGTTGTCGAGCTTTATTCCGTCACACTTCTTGCAACAGTTAGAAAAGATGTAGATCTTGCAATCTCCTGGGTTGAGAATTCTTCATTGCCTGAGGAAAATCGACAG ggACTTCTGAGAAGGTTATATTCCATGCATTCTCCTGAAAGTACTATTGTGTCACAACCTTTTCCTCAGTCACCTACAAATAGAAATGAAGATTATTCTTTGAAAGAACGAAATATGTCCGAAGGATTACCTCAAGCCTCCAAAACCAAACATCTAAACAATGAAAGTAATAGGTCCAAGAATGCTCTTATAAAATTGTCTAAACAAATAGAAACATGTTTCTGTTGCTTCCGTGGTATCCATTTGAAGATTGGCTCTACTAAGTTTGTCATAACTAGTGGGAAGATCATGCTTGGTTGTTTACTACTGTTCATCTACTATGTTTTCAGAAAGAAGCAAGCCACTATAAAAAG GATTTTAAGAAGACAAGCTATCTCCGTAAAGAGGGCTTTGGTAGATTTGTGGCAGCTTGCGTTTTCGTACCAAGTAAATCCTCTGGCAGCTGTTCAACCGCCATCTGCTGCAACACGTCAAGGTCAGTGA
- the LOC114179059 gene encoding protein APEM9-like isoform X4 has protein sequence MSCEEETMQIRTESIQIKTTELESESDSEAAAIWNEIEASESFLVCSMYQEAASAASSILERLRHASLATPDMLESTAMVLLQALIHLPRNQHILDQLRLHFISVKAIPPRVLLTGACFQIAQGSGLGVQEFVEDFLNGWSLEDARYCAVIKETNVEDGSIEERHIILEINEYVEVVELYSVTLLATVRKDVDLAISWVENSSLPEENRQGLLRRLYSMHSPESTIVSQPFPQSPTNRNEDYSLKERNMSEGLPQASKTKHLNNESNRSKNALIKLSKQIETCFCCFRGIHLKIGSTKFVITSGKIMLGCLLLFIYYVFRKKQATIKRILRRQAISVKRALVDLWQLAFSYQVNPLAAVQPPSAATRQGQ, from the exons ATGAGTTG TGAGGAGGAGACTATGCAAATTAGGACCGAGTCGATACAAATCAAGACGACGGAGTTGGAGTCAGAATCAGACTCTGAAGCTGCTGCTATATGGAATGAAATTGAGGCTTCAGAGAG CTTCCTTGTCTGTTCTATGTACCAAGAAGCTGCATCAGCTGCATCCTCTATTTTGGAACGCTTGCGTCATGCCTCCCTTGCAACTCCAGATATGCTAGAATCCACTGCCATGGTGCTACTCCAGGCACTTATCCACCTTCCCAG GAATCAACACATTCTCGATCAACTTAGACTGCATTTCATTTCAGTCAAAGCTATTCCTCCCCGTGTTCTTCTTACTGG AGCTTGTTTTCAAATTGCACAAGGTTCTGGGCTTGGTGTTCAAGAATTTGTGGAGGATTTCCTCAATGGATGGAGTCTTGAAGATGCAAGATATTGTGCAGTCATTAAAGAGACAAATGTAGAGGATGGAAGTATAGAAGAAAGACACATAATTCTTGAAATTAATGAATATGTGGAAGTTGTCGAGCTTTATTCCGTCACACTTCTTGCAACAGTTAGAAAAGATGTAGATCTTGCAATCTCCTGGGTTGAGAATTCTTCATTGCCTGAGGAAAATCGACAG ggACTTCTGAGAAGGTTATATTCCATGCATTCTCCTGAAAGTACTATTGTGTCACAACCTTTTCCTCAGTCACCTACAAATAGAAATGAAGATTATTCTTTGAAAGAACGAAATATGTCCGAAGGATTACCTCAAGCCTCCAAAACCAAACATCTAAACAATGAAAGTAATAGGTCCAAGAATGCTCTTATAAAATTGTCTAAACAAATAGAAACATGTTTCTGTTGCTTCCGTGGTATCCATTTGAAGATTGGCTCTACTAAGTTTGTCATAACTAGTGGGAAGATCATGCTTGGTTGTTTACTACTGTTCATCTACTATGTTTTCAGAAAGAAGCAAGCCACTATAAAAAG GATTTTAAGAAGACAAGCTATCTCCGTAAAGAGGGCTTTGGTAGATTTGTGGCAGCTTGCGTTTTCGTACCAAGTAAATCCTCTGGCAGCTGTTCAACCGCCATCTGCTGCAACACGTCAAGGTCAGTGA
- the LOC114179059 gene encoding protein APEM9-like isoform X3 gives MAMKKENDSHCEEETMQIRTESIQIKTTELESESDSEAAAIWNEIEASESFLVCSMYQEAASAASSILERLRHASLATPDMLESTAMVLLQALIHLPRNQHILDQLRLHFISVKAIPPRVLLTGACFQIAQGSGLGVQEFVEDFLNGWSLEDARYCAVIKETNVEDGSIEERHIILEINEYVEVVELYSVTLLATVRKDVDLAISWVENSSLPEENRQGLLRRLYSMHSPESTIVSQPFPQSPTNRNEDYSLKERNMSEGLPQASKTKHLNNESNRSKNALIKLSKQIETCFCCFRGIHLKIGSTKFVITSGKIMLGCLLLFIYYVFRKKQATIKRILRRQAISVKRALVDLWQLAFSYQVNPLAAVQPPSAATRQGQ, from the exons ATGGCCATGAAAAAAGAGAATGACTCGCATTG TGAGGAGGAGACTATGCAAATTAGGACCGAGTCGATACAAATCAAGACGACGGAGTTGGAGTCAGAATCAGACTCTGAAGCTGCTGCTATATGGAATGAAATTGAGGCTTCAGAGAG CTTCCTTGTCTGTTCTATGTACCAAGAAGCTGCATCAGCTGCATCCTCTATTTTGGAACGCTTGCGTCATGCCTCCCTTGCAACTCCAGATATGCTAGAATCCACTGCCATGGTGCTACTCCAGGCACTTATCCACCTTCCCAG GAATCAACACATTCTCGATCAACTTAGACTGCATTTCATTTCAGTCAAAGCTATTCCTCCCCGTGTTCTTCTTACTGG AGCTTGTTTTCAAATTGCACAAGGTTCTGGGCTTGGTGTTCAAGAATTTGTGGAGGATTTCCTCAATGGATGGAGTCTTGAAGATGCAAGATATTGTGCAGTCATTAAAGAGACAAATGTAGAGGATGGAAGTATAGAAGAAAGACACATAATTCTTGAAATTAATGAATATGTGGAAGTTGTCGAGCTTTATTCCGTCACACTTCTTGCAACAGTTAGAAAAGATGTAGATCTTGCAATCTCCTGGGTTGAGAATTCTTCATTGCCTGAGGAAAATCGACAG ggACTTCTGAGAAGGTTATATTCCATGCATTCTCCTGAAAGTACTATTGTGTCACAACCTTTTCCTCAGTCACCTACAAATAGAAATGAAGATTATTCTTTGAAAGAACGAAATATGTCCGAAGGATTACCTCAAGCCTCCAAAACCAAACATCTAAACAATGAAAGTAATAGGTCCAAGAATGCTCTTATAAAATTGTCTAAACAAATAGAAACATGTTTCTGTTGCTTCCGTGGTATCCATTTGAAGATTGGCTCTACTAAGTTTGTCATAACTAGTGGGAAGATCATGCTTGGTTGTTTACTACTGTTCATCTACTATGTTTTCAGAAAGAAGCAAGCCACTATAAAAAG GATTTTAAGAAGACAAGCTATCTCCGTAAAGAGGGCTTTGGTAGATTTGTGGCAGCTTGCGTTTTCGTACCAAGTAAATCCTCTGGCAGCTGTTCAACCGCCATCTGCTGCAACACGTCAAGGTCAGTGA
- the LOC114179059 gene encoding protein APEM9-like isoform X1, translating into MLGSFYLSCWLLFHPSEQSILSEEETMQIRTESIQIKTTELESESDSEAAAIWNEIEASESFLVCSMYQEAASAASSILERLRHASLATPDMLESTAMVLLQALIHLPRNQHILDQLRLHFISVKAIPPRVLLTGACFQIAQGSGLGVQEFVEDFLNGWSLEDARYCAVIKETNVEDGSIEERHIILEINEYVEVVELYSVTLLATVRKDVDLAISWVENSSLPEENRQGLLRRLYSMHSPESTIVSQPFPQSPTNRNEDYSLKERNMSEGLPQASKTKHLNNESNRSKNALIKLSKQIETCFCCFRGIHLKIGSTKFVITSGKIMLGCLLLFIYYVFRKKQATIKRILRRQAISVKRALVDLWQLAFSYQVNPLAAVQPPSAATRQGQ; encoded by the exons atgttgggtTCATTTTATTTGAGTTGCTGGTTGCTATTCCACCCTTCAGAGCAGAGCATCCTCAG TGAGGAGGAGACTATGCAAATTAGGACCGAGTCGATACAAATCAAGACGACGGAGTTGGAGTCAGAATCAGACTCTGAAGCTGCTGCTATATGGAATGAAATTGAGGCTTCAGAGAG CTTCCTTGTCTGTTCTATGTACCAAGAAGCTGCATCAGCTGCATCCTCTATTTTGGAACGCTTGCGTCATGCCTCCCTTGCAACTCCAGATATGCTAGAATCCACTGCCATGGTGCTACTCCAGGCACTTATCCACCTTCCCAG GAATCAACACATTCTCGATCAACTTAGACTGCATTTCATTTCAGTCAAAGCTATTCCTCCCCGTGTTCTTCTTACTGG AGCTTGTTTTCAAATTGCACAAGGTTCTGGGCTTGGTGTTCAAGAATTTGTGGAGGATTTCCTCAATGGATGGAGTCTTGAAGATGCAAGATATTGTGCAGTCATTAAAGAGACAAATGTAGAGGATGGAAGTATAGAAGAAAGACACATAATTCTTGAAATTAATGAATATGTGGAAGTTGTCGAGCTTTATTCCGTCACACTTCTTGCAACAGTTAGAAAAGATGTAGATCTTGCAATCTCCTGGGTTGAGAATTCTTCATTGCCTGAGGAAAATCGACAG ggACTTCTGAGAAGGTTATATTCCATGCATTCTCCTGAAAGTACTATTGTGTCACAACCTTTTCCTCAGTCACCTACAAATAGAAATGAAGATTATTCTTTGAAAGAACGAAATATGTCCGAAGGATTACCTCAAGCCTCCAAAACCAAACATCTAAACAATGAAAGTAATAGGTCCAAGAATGCTCTTATAAAATTGTCTAAACAAATAGAAACATGTTTCTGTTGCTTCCGTGGTATCCATTTGAAGATTGGCTCTACTAAGTTTGTCATAACTAGTGGGAAGATCATGCTTGGTTGTTTACTACTGTTCATCTACTATGTTTTCAGAAAGAAGCAAGCCACTATAAAAAG GATTTTAAGAAGACAAGCTATCTCCGTAAAGAGGGCTTTGGTAGATTTGTGGCAGCTTGCGTTTTCGTACCAAGTAAATCCTCTGGCAGCTGTTCAACCGCCATCTGCTGCAACACGTCAAGGTCAGTGA
- the LOC114179059 gene encoding protein APEM9-like isoform X5, with protein MQIRTESIQIKTTELESESDSEAAAIWNEIEASESFLVCSMYQEAASAASSILERLRHASLATPDMLESTAMVLLQALIHLPRNQHILDQLRLHFISVKAIPPRVLLTGACFQIAQGSGLGVQEFVEDFLNGWSLEDARYCAVIKETNVEDGSIEERHIILEINEYVEVVELYSVTLLATVRKDVDLAISWVENSSLPEENRQGLLRRLYSMHSPESTIVSQPFPQSPTNRNEDYSLKERNMSEGLPQASKTKHLNNESNRSKNALIKLSKQIETCFCCFRGIHLKIGSTKFVITSGKIMLGCLLLFIYYVFRKKQATIKRILRRQAISVKRALVDLWQLAFSYQVNPLAAVQPPSAATRQGQ; from the exons ATGCAAATTAGGACCGAGTCGATACAAATCAAGACGACGGAGTTGGAGTCAGAATCAGACTCTGAAGCTGCTGCTATATGGAATGAAATTGAGGCTTCAGAGAG CTTCCTTGTCTGTTCTATGTACCAAGAAGCTGCATCAGCTGCATCCTCTATTTTGGAACGCTTGCGTCATGCCTCCCTTGCAACTCCAGATATGCTAGAATCCACTGCCATGGTGCTACTCCAGGCACTTATCCACCTTCCCAG GAATCAACACATTCTCGATCAACTTAGACTGCATTTCATTTCAGTCAAAGCTATTCCTCCCCGTGTTCTTCTTACTGG AGCTTGTTTTCAAATTGCACAAGGTTCTGGGCTTGGTGTTCAAGAATTTGTGGAGGATTTCCTCAATGGATGGAGTCTTGAAGATGCAAGATATTGTGCAGTCATTAAAGAGACAAATGTAGAGGATGGAAGTATAGAAGAAAGACACATAATTCTTGAAATTAATGAATATGTGGAAGTTGTCGAGCTTTATTCCGTCACACTTCTTGCAACAGTTAGAAAAGATGTAGATCTTGCAATCTCCTGGGTTGAGAATTCTTCATTGCCTGAGGAAAATCGACAG ggACTTCTGAGAAGGTTATATTCCATGCATTCTCCTGAAAGTACTATTGTGTCACAACCTTTTCCTCAGTCACCTACAAATAGAAATGAAGATTATTCTTTGAAAGAACGAAATATGTCCGAAGGATTACCTCAAGCCTCCAAAACCAAACATCTAAACAATGAAAGTAATAGGTCCAAGAATGCTCTTATAAAATTGTCTAAACAAATAGAAACATGTTTCTGTTGCTTCCGTGGTATCCATTTGAAGATTGGCTCTACTAAGTTTGTCATAACTAGTGGGAAGATCATGCTTGGTTGTTTACTACTGTTCATCTACTATGTTTTCAGAAAGAAGCAAGCCACTATAAAAAG GATTTTAAGAAGACAAGCTATCTCCGTAAAGAGGGCTTTGGTAGATTTGTGGCAGCTTGCGTTTTCGTACCAAGTAAATCCTCTGGCAGCTGTTCAACCGCCATCTGCTGCAACACGTCAAGGTCAGTGA
- the LOC114179057 gene encoding pectinesterase-like produces the protein MENLFFNCFIGYCLLYSLLLVHGKPLSCNETPYPSVCKHYVETTNTLSTLDARSSSFHDLALKVTVDQAMQVYKLVSNMDLNNFKDKRSKSAWEDCLELYEDTLYQLKRSVNSNNLNDRLTWQSASIANHQTCQNGFTEFNLPTHLNYFPNMLSNFSKLLSNSLSLSKAMTLTSLSSTKQNGGRKLLSDGFPSWISHSDRRLLQETTSKADVVVAQDGTGNYKTISEGVAAAAKLSGKGRVVVHVKAGVYKESIDIKRTVKNLMIIGDGMGATIVTGSDNAQDGSTTFRSATFAVSGDGFIARDMTFENTAGPQKHQAVALRSGADHSVFYRCSFKGYQDTLYVYANRQFYRDCDIYGTVDFIFGDAVSVLQNCNIYVRKPMGNQQNTVTAQGRTDPNENTGIIIHNCLITAAGDLKAVQGSFRTYLGRPWQKYSRTVIMKTALDGLINPAGWSEWSGNFALGTLYYGEHANTGAGAGTGGRVKWGGFRVISSAEAVKFTVGEFLAGGSWIPGSGVPFDAGL, from the exons ATGGAAAACCTCTTTTTCAACTGTTTCATTGGATACTGTCTTCTTTATTCTCTCTTGCTTGTGCATGGCAAACCATTGTCATGCAATGAAACACCTTACCCCTCTGTGTGCAAACATTACGTTGAAACCACCAACACACTATCAACCCTAGATGCTAGATCCTCTTCCTTCCACGACCTGGCCCTTAAGGTCACCGTGGATCAAGCCATGCAGGTTTATAAACTTGTCTCAAACATGGACCTCAATAATTTCAAGGACAAGCGATCCAAGTCTGCTTGGGAGGATTGTTTGGAACTCTATGAGGACACACTTTATCAGCTCAAACGCTCAGTGAACTCGAACAATCTAAATGACAGGTTGACTTGGCAGAGTGCATCCATTGCCAATCATCAAACATGCCAAAATGGTTTCACCGAATTTAACCTTCCCACTCACCTCAACTACTTCCCCAACATGTTAAGCAATTTCTCCAAACTGCTAAGCAATTCCCTGTCCCTTAGCAAGGCTATGACTTTGACATCATTGTCATCGACTAAACAAAATGGTGGGCGAAAGTTGCTTTCAGATGGCTTCCCTTCATGGATCTCACATTCAGACAGAAGGCTTCTTCAGGAAACAACATCAAAAGCTGATGTTGTGGTGGCACAGGATGGCACTGGGAACTATAAGACCATCTCAGAGGGTGTTGCTGCAGCTGCTAAGCTCAGTGGGAAAGGGCGTGTTGTGGTGCACGTCAAAGCTGGTGTTTACAAAGAGAGTATTGATATCAAGAGAACTGTGAAAAACCTGATGATCATCGGAGATGGTATGGGTGCTACTATTGTTACTGGTAGTGACAACGCGCAAGATGGTTCCACTACATTCCGTTCTGCTACTTTTG CTGTTTCTGGAGATGGCTTCATTGCTCGGGACATGACCTTCGAGAACACCGCCGGACCGCAAAAGCACCAAGCGGTGGCTCTCCGTTCCGGCGCCGACCACTCGGTGTTTTATCGGTGCAGCTTTAAGGGGTATCAAGACACCTTATACGTCTACGCCAACCGCCAATTCTACCGCGACTGTGACATATACGGAACCGTAGACTTCATTTTCGGGGACGCCGTGTCGGTGCTTCAAAACTGCAACATCTACGTGAGAAAACCGATGGGGAACCAGCAGAACACGGTGACGGCACAAGGAAGAACCGACCCTAACGAGAACACAGGCATCATCATCCATAACTGTCTCATAACTGCAGCTGGGGACCTGAAAGCGGTGCAGGGCTCTTTTAGAACTTATCTTGGTCGCCCATGGCAAAAGTACTCAAGGACTGTCATCATGAAGACTGCCCTTGATGGCCTGATTAACCCCGCAG GTTGGTCTGAGTGGAGTGGAAACTTTGCACTGGGAACTCTATATTACGGTGAACATGCGAACACAGGAGCAGGTGCTGGCACCGGAGGGAGGGTGAAATGGGGAGGCTTTCGCGTGATCTCCAGCGCCGAGGCTGTAAAGTTCACCGTCGGAGAATTCTTAGCCGGTGGGTCGTGGATTCCTGGGAGTGGCGTGCCCTTTGACGcaggtttatga